In the genome of Hyphomicrobium sp. ghe19, the window CATTGCTCCGAGCCCCGAGACGCCGGTGCTGGTTCCCGTGCTTGATGGTGCCATAGACGGCGGAGGAGAATTGAGAGCCGTTTCCGTTGGGTTTGGGCGCAACCAGTGCCAAGCGAGGCCGCCGAGTATCAGCGCGCCGATTACGGGGAGTACCCAGCCCCATGATTGCATATTGGGAGACCGGTCCGCAGGTCTCGGTGTCGGTGGTGGCATCGTCGTGTAACTTGGTCTCGCTGTCGCCGATGCACCCCGCGTATCGGTCGTGCCACCAAGGCCGTCCAGAATGCCCGTACCGCTAAGATAATTCGAGAAGCCAGCGGGAAGCGCACGGGCGATATTATCTTTCTGTGAAGTGAGTAGGTTTGCGAGGCCCGTCGCATCGAGCCCGCTTGCGCGCTGCTGCTGTCCCAGTACGCCCATCACGACAGGTCCGAGCAGGCCCAAAAGGCTCTTCGAGCCCGCGTTCCCGATCCCTGCGTACTGACCAACCGCGTTGGTGAGTGCAGATATAGTCTCGCCGCCAAGAAGAGACGTGAGGGTGCTGGTGCCTGTTTCAATAATGTTCGACTGCGCAGAGCCGCCGAGCATGTTGCCTAAACTCGAGAGCAATCCGGGTTGTTGTCGCGCAATGGCGCCATTGAGCGCCGTAGCGCCGTTGGGTCTGGAAACGAGCGACGTGAGCGCAGCCAGTAGGCCGGGGACACCAGCACTGATTGCTTTTTCTGTGAGTGACCTATCGAGGCCGAGGCTCGAAGCTATACGCGATACCAAACTAGAGCTGAGCATCTGAGTGATATTGGAGACCAAGTCCATGGGCCAACCTCCTTATCGGTTGTCCCCCCGACAAATCCCCCCAACGTTGCTTACTTAGTGCCGTCTCTTTTGGGGTGCACTGATCTAGATCACATTGATCAGTGCGCATACGATATGGCCATATGCGCGCTCATCCGACGATAGTCCAGGCCGTTTTCTGGTAAGAAATTTGAAGCCAACCGACACGCAGATCGTCTCGAAATCGTTTAAGAAAAACTAACCAGGGGCTTTTCGCTCGGGTTCTGAAGAGCTTCCCGAAGTGGATCTTCGTTATTTCAACTTTACATGCATTTTTTTCAAAGCAAACGGCCGCCTGATACGCAAGGCGGCCGTCTCACTTGAGCAAAGATTCGTAACGCTTACCCGCGTTGCGTACGAGAACCTTGCTTCAGTTCGTTGCCGGCGCGAGCGAGCGGCCGGTCATGCGTTCGAGAACGCGCAGAGGAGACCGGTCAGGCCGCTGTTGTGCTGCGACCGGGAGCTCAAACGTTTGCTCCAATGCGAATTGGCCTCTCGTTGCGGCGTGCGCAACCTGATCCGTGAAAACGACCCAGGTGCTACCTGCTTCGAAGGCGACCTCCTGGCGTGGCGCCTCGCGCTGATAGCGTGCGTCGCCTTTAGCGCGGTCATGCAATTGCAGCATGATGTGATCGTAAGGTGTTCTCGGCTTTTTGGTGATGCCGAGCGCATACTCGATGCGCGAAAGGCCGGGCACCGCCGGTCTCACGCTCGGTAGAAACCGTTCGGCGAATGCTTCGAAAGGTTCTCCCACCAGCCATTGGCGCGGTTTGCCGGCAGGATTTATGTTGGTGAACACGCGCAAGATGCGCGCTCCCCGGCACGGCCGCGAAGGAAATGTGTCGAGATGCAAGCGCCGATCATCTTTGCGATAGGAGGCGGGTTCTCTGCCTTCGATCTCCTGCGGCCGAAAGCTGGTTCGCCCGAGTTGCAGACGTGGAGCGTACCCAGGCAACAGCAATTGCATGAATTGCTGCGTGTAAGATGCATACCGCCGCATCATCGCCGTCAGTTGATCGCTGTCCGGTCCCTCGACCTTCGTGCCGCGCAACTTGCCTTCGTTCGGATCGAGGCTGATGTTTTTTGCCTTCTGGTTGGACCAGGATGTCGCCAGCAGAAATCTTTCCGGCTCATCGAGCTGAAACGAAAGGTGTCTGAAATAAAGGATGCGGCCGTCTTCCAAGCTGTTGACTGCCCGGCGCTGATCTTCAGGCGCGAACGAGTCATTCCAGATGGAAGCGCTAAAAATTTCGAGCGACGGATTCCCTGAAAGCATGGGTGGCTCCCAATATCGGTGCCTGATGAAGTAAAAATTCGTGCGAAATAAAAATCGGACCCGGCTGAATAAAAATGCGGGCCTACGTAAACATTAGCGTCGAAAAATCAGTGACATGCCGGTGGATGCTGAAATACCGGCAACCCCCGGCGGAAAGAAGCATGGCCGCGAGGGAGTCGAAAAGCTGCCAAACGGTCTATTCAGGCGCTCGCCTTCTGCTTATCCACAGAAAATCCGGAAGTCGGAGGGCTCAAATGCGTTCTAATGGATATGCAGGGCCAAGCTCATTTTGGCAGCGATTGAGCCTTCAATCCGCCATCTGGGGTGTCGAAATACAAGGGGTGGAGTGCTCCGGCTGCCTGACGGCAAATTCGCCCAGATTCCGGCCGTTTGGGCCTGAATCGGCCGTCGTTTTCGGGACTTGAGGCTTCTTGGCTCGTTCTAGCGCGGCTTTTCGTCGGAATGGCCTTGTTTTCCCGGCTTCTGGCGGGTACAAGCCCGGCTTCCATCTCTTTTGACATGGTCAGGGTCGGAGGGTCGATCTCTCTGGGGCCCACCATATTAACCGGTGTCGTTATGAAAGTTAGAAACTCTTTGAAGTCCCTGCGCTCACGGCACCGCGATAACCGCGTGGTCCGCCGCAAAGGCCGGGTTTACGTCATCAACAAGACTCACCGTCGCTTCAAGGCCCGCCAGGGTTGAGAACGTTGCGCCAGAGCGCGACGTTACGGCGAATTCACGAGAGTCTTTTTGACCAAATCCCATGCCTCGATTAGCTTCGAGGCATGATTTTTTGCGCACGCCTTCTTCTCCTTCTTTTGGCGGTCTCAGCCGGCGCGGCTAACGCTGCAGCCGACGATGAGCTTTTGAAGACCCAGCCTTTCCCCGAAGTCCCGGCCCCGCCGGCGCGGCCGCGCGAGGAGCTGCCTGCCGTAAAGAAGAAGTCGCCGCCGGTCGCGCCTTCGCCCGGTGCTGCCGCAAGCCAAAAGGGCGAACCCGGCATGATGGGCTTGCCCTGGCCGAAGACGCCGGAAGAAACCGCCAAGACTCTCGACAACCTTTACGCCTTTCTCGCAACCGAGAGCGACCATCGCCAGGGGGGCGAAATCGGTGCCGCCATTGAGCGGCTGTGGCGGCTCGAAGGTGGCGACACCGTCAACCTGCTCATCGATCGCGGGGAGATTTTCTCTTCTCGAAACGAGAACGAGAAGGCGATGCCGTTCCTGGACGCGGCGGTGGAACTCGCGCCCGAATACGCCGAGGCGTGGAGCCATCGCGCCTATGTCGAATACCGGCTGAACAATTACACGGCTGCGCTGGGCGATCTCCGGCGTGCGCTCGCTATCGAGCCGAACCACTTTCGGGCGTTGGACGGGATGGCGAAGATTCTCGTTCTGATGGGCGAGAAGAAGGCCGCGCTCGAGGTCTACGACCAGCTTCTCAAGGTGCACCCCAACATCGAAGGCGCCGAGACCGCGCGCGATAAGCTCAAGAAAGAAATTCAGGGCCAGGGGATTTGAGTTCCCGTACTCCGCTCGTTCCTAACTCCAACTGAATTCCTAACTCCCGCAATTGAAACGTCAGAACCGTCCGGCGAACGTCAGGCGGCGGCGCGCCAGTTCAATGTGTTGGCGCAATTGATACAGCCGGTCAGCAAAGCCAAGCGGAATTGGCAGGTTGTCGACAGCCGCTTCGATCATCTCGAGATCTCGCAACTTTGCGGCGCGTTCCTCGGAGGTTGTTGCGCTCTTGGCGGCGGACTCCAAACGCTTGAGTTCTCCATACCAATGGATGATGCGGCGGCGAATGCGCCAATCATAAATCTGGGGCGCGAAGCGCAGCAGCGGAATGAGAATTGGCACCAAGACCACAAGAGAAATCATCAAGCGATCGACAGTCGTTGCCACCCAAAACGGCACGTAGCGTTGAAGAAGCGGAGCTCCCGAGCGGTAAACCCGGCGTGCCTCATCGGAAAATGCGAATTCGGGATCATTGGCCGTCGGGAATTCGCCGGCGCTCTGAAACAATTGCACTTCGCCGGCATCGTTGACCGTCGACTGTCCATGCACCTCCTGCAGGGCCTGGGCCAGGAGGTTGATAAGTGCAGGGTGCAGGCTCTCCCGCACCACTACAGCTACGGTCGTCGAGATGAGCGTGGTGTCGCTATGAGGGACATTGTCCGCGAAGTCGACGACGCCCTGCCGCAATACGAGTCGTGAAAGGAATGGGAAGCGCTGGGCGTAAGCATCAGCGTTCGCAAAACTCATAAAGTGAATGTCGGGAGTTCTCAGCAGCCGCTGGATCGTCTTCGCCTCTGGCGCGAGCACGAGAAAGCCCGCGTCCGCATCTCCCTTGGCGAGCAGGTCGACATAATCCGGTAGCTCGTGATTGATCAGCGTCGCCGTTTCATTGGTGATGCCGTTGGCCGCAAGGAGCCGCAACGCCAGCCTATTGGTTCCACTGCCAGCAGGGCCGACCAGTATGCGCTTGCCTTTGAGCTCGGTTAGCCGCTCAAGCGGCGTGCTGCCGGTATAGAAAACCCAAAGCGGCTCGTACGCGACGCGCCCGAGGGACAGCAACCCATGCGTGTCTTTGCTTGAGGCAAGTCCGCCTTGGACGAAGGCCGCGTCCACGCCAGAGCCGGGGTCAGATAAAGATTTGAGATTGGCCAGCGATCCGCCAGATTCGCGGATTTCGAGCTTGACGCCGTTGCGTTCAAAGACCGCCCGGTACCGCTCGGCATAACGATAATAGGGGCTGCCGGCAGCAGCCGCGGATAGCACAAGAGTATCGGGCGGCGCCGGATGGGCGAAACGAAAGGTAATCCAGGTGGCGCCTGCGACGGCTATCAGCACCGGCACCATGATCAGCAGCAAATCGCGGAGCTGGAAGCGCACAAATCTAGATCGCATTGGATGTCCCCCCGACTTCAACCGCTACAAGCCAGTGTCGGACATAACACGATGGATAGCCGCGAACATGTCACGTCTATTGCGCCTGGGATGCTCAAGGGTAAGCGCCTAGCGAAACCCTGCGCGGTTTGCGCGGGATTTCAATGACCTTAGACCTCTTCAGCGATCGGTGCGCCGGATTCGTCGACGAAGGCGATGCGGATCATGTTCGTTGCGCCGGGGCTTCCGAGCGGAATACCTGCCGTGATGAGGATGCCTTCGCGGGCTTTGACGAGACCTTCCTCGAACGCGATGCGGCAGGCTTTCCTGACCATGTGCGAAAGATTCTCCGGATCGCCGGTCAGGATCGTGTGCACGCCCCAGACGAGGGCCAAGCGCCGCGCGGTCGACTCGATCGGCGTTAGGCCGATGACCGGAATGCCCGGGCGTTCGCGCGTTACGCGGAGAACCGTCGAGCCGGTCGCCGTATAGCAAACGATCGCGCCGAGGCGGACTGTATCGGCGATGGCGGACGCGGCGGCGGCAATCGCGTCGGCGCCCGTCGGCTGCGGCTCCGTCTGCGTTGCGTAGAGCATAGGCTCGTAAACCGGATCGTGCTCAACCTCGACGGCGATCTTGTCCATCATCTGGATGGCTTCGACGGGATATTGGCCAACGGCGCTTTCCGCCGAAAGCATGATCGCGTCGGCCCCGTCGAACACGGCGGTTGCGACGTCTGAGACTTCCGCGCGCGTCGGCATGGGGGAGGAGATCATGCTTTCGAGCATCTGCGTCGCGATGATGACGGGCTTGCCGGCTGCCCGTGACAGACGCGTAATCCGCTTCTGAATGCCTGGAACTTTCTCGACGGGCATCTCGACGCCGAGATCGCCGCGCGCGACCATGATGGCATCCGATGCCGCGATGACTTCCTCGAGGTCGGCGACGGCTGAGGGCTTTTCGATTTTGGACAGGATGGCGGCACGGGTGCCGATCATTTTCCTGACGTCGTGGACGTCTTCGGCGCGCTGGACGAACGACAGTGCAACCCAATCGACGCCGAGCTTCAGCGCGTGCGCGAGGTCGGCCTTATCTTTCTCTGTGAGCGGACTGATCCGCAGCAGCGTATCGGGCATCGAGATGCCCTTGCGGCTTGCCAGCATTCCGCCAGTCAGGACTTCGGCTTTGATCTGTACAGGCGTCGTTTCGACGACGCGCATTTTCAGCTTGCCGTCGTCGAGAACGAGCATGTGGCCGGGCTGGATCGCCTCGAATATCTGAGCGTGGGGCAGATGAACGCGCTCTTCGGTTCCGAGCGTCTCGTCGCGATCAAACTTGAAGATCGATTTCGTCGCGACGTTCACACGGCCGGTCTCGAAATTGCCGATGCGGAATTTAGGGCCCTGGAGATCGGCGAGAATGCCGATCGGGTGGCGATGGCGCGCGGCGCAGGCACGGACGGCATTGTAAAGCGTCTTGGAGCCATCATGCGTGGAGTGGCTCATGTTAATGCGGAAAACGTCGACGCCCGCAAGAAAGAGCCGCTCGATCATTTCCGGTGCAGCAGACGCGGGTCCTAGCGTCGCTACAATCTTGACCCGCCTATTACGTCTCATTTGTCTGCTTTTCCTTGCCCGGGATCAGTGAGGCGGATGGTCCACTCTTTTGCTTCGCCGGTATCGACTTCAAAAAAACCCGTGCGCTTATATCCGCGTTTCGCGCAATCCTGAACACCCCTGATGGCGAAGGATTTTTCAGTCGTGCACATATCGTTCTTGCCGCCCCATTCGCCACCGCGATCGTAGTCAACGGCGTGCACATAAATGAAGCGGCTCGGAAGCGCGCCTTTCAGAAGAGTTTCGCAGGTCTGCGAGGCTATGTTCCACCAGCCCTCCGTCGCCCAGCCCGACGTGTCCTGATAGCCGATTGCGACGCCGACCCGGCTTGACGTGGCGTTGCATAGCTTCAGGTCGGCGTGAGCGGCCGTCGCATAGAGGCAAAAGCCCAATGAAAGCGCAAAGTTCCGTCGGAGAGTGCGCATGCGGAAGCGGAATGGCACGTCAGAGCCTCCGGTCTCGAAGGGGAGAATTCCGGTCGTAAATCCAGTCCGTCGCCGATGTCATTCGCAATTTACGGGTCAATAAGGATAACCCGGAAATCGTTGACGTTCGTTTGGGTGGGGCCGCAAAGAATAAGGTCGCCGAGCGGACGGAAAAATCCGGTCGAGTCGTTGTTCGCCAGGAACTTGGCGGCATTGAGATTGGCGGCCTCCGCGCGCTTCAGCGTATCGGGGAAGACCATTGCGCCCGCCGGGTCGCCGGCGTTGCCGCCGCCGCCGTCGATGCCGTCGGTATCGCCGGCAAGACCTGCAATTCCCGTCGCGCCATCGAGCGCCAAAGCGAGGCCTAGGGCGTATTCCTGATTCGGGCCGCCCGAGCCGTCGCCGCGGACGGTCACGGTCAACTCGCCGCCCGACATGATCGCGACCTTCTCTCCCCTGCGCTTGGCTTCGAGCGCCATTTCAGCATGTGCGCGTGCAACGTCGCGCGCTTCGCCTTCGAGGTCGTCGCCGAGCGATACGACGCGATAGCCGAGTTTGCGGGCGATTGCCGCTGCCGCTTCGATCGAAGCTCTCGGAGCCGCGACGATCTCGTATGTCGAATTCGCGAGCTTCGGGTCGCCGGCTTTCAACGTTTCATTCGCGGGGTCCGCGAGGGCCTTCGCGATTTCGGGCGACGGCGTGATTTTCCATTTTTCGAGGACGGCGCGCGCATCGGCGAGGGTCGAGCGGTCGGCGACCGTCGGCCCGGAACCGATTTCGTCGGGATTGTCGCCCGGCACATCGGAAATCGCGAGGGTCAGAAGACGCGCCGGATAAACGGCGGCTGCGAGCTTGCCGCCTTTGACTTCGGACAGATGCTTGCGAACGCAATTCATCTCCGAGATCGGCGCGCCGGATTTGAGAAGCTGTTTGGTCAGAGCCTGCTTCGCTTCGAAGCTGACGCCCTGGACGGGGGCCGACCAGATGGCGGATGCGCCGCCCGACAGCAAGCAGAGCACGAGATCGTTGGGGCCGGCGCTTTTGGCAAGCGCGATGGCGCGTTCGGCGCCGACGATCGAATTCGCATCGGGGACCGGGTGGCCCGCTTCCAGGATCTTGATGATGCCGGTCGGGAGGCCAAAGCCGTGCCGGGTCGAAATGAGGCCGGAGATCTTATTGTCATGTCCGGTTGCGATGTAGTGCGCTTCCGCGGCGACGGCCATCGCGGCCGAGCCCTTACCGGCGCCGATGACGATAATTCGGCCACCCTTCGGCACCGGCGGAAGGTGAGCCGGCAGGCAGACCGAGGGGTGAGCTGTCCGATGCGCGGCTTCGAACAGCGTGCTCAAAGTTTCACGAACGCCGCCGTTCGACCCGTCATTCATCATATTGCCCTGGCCGGTTCCTGGTTGTTTTGTGATTGTTGGTCTTGGTTTGCGCAAACGCCCGACGCGCGTCAAGGCATCAGAGGCCGCAGCCAGACTTCGGGTTTGACTGGGGGGGCTGGCAGGGGACAGAGGAGGGCTTCCGGATGGCTGGCGCGGTGCTTATGTCGTAATGGCCTTGTTAGGCAGCCGGAGAAGCGAGGAGCTCAATATGAAAACATTCGATCCACAGACGACGATCGAGCTCGAGGCAGCGGTATTTCGGCGCCTGGTTGAGCATTTGCAGTCGCGCACGGACGTTCAGAACATCGATATGATGAATTTGGCCGGGTTCTGCAGGAATTGCCTGTCGACCTGGATGTCGAATGCGGCCGAAGCCAAGGGGCTTGAGCTTTCCAAGGACGATGCCCGCGAGATCGTCTACGGCATGCCATTCAAGGAGTGGAAAGCCAAATATCAGACCGATGCGCCCGCCGAGAAGCGGACGGCCTTCGAGCAGAACAGGCCACGGGATCATTAGGCTTTTTGGTTTCGCGCCGGCGACAGTTTTAGTTTGGCGCCGGCGACACGCGTTCCGCGCGCCGGCCGTCGGCGCGGGCTGGGATCAAGTGAGTCGCGCCGCGACATATACAACGTCAAGTCCTCGGCTCGATATTATCCCTTGGGATAGCCGTGCTCGTCGCCTTGCTGCGGAGAGGCTCCGCCGATAGCGTCGGCCGGCACTTGATATCAGTAGGGAGCCTTCATGAGCACGCTTCAAGCCTCGGCGCAAAACCAGCTGCGCCAGTTCGTCGAGCAAATCGAACGCTTGGAAGAGGAAAAGAAGCAGCTCGCGAGCGACATTCGCGACAAGTACACCGAGGCGAAATCTGTCGGCTTCGACGTCAAGGCACTGCGCCAGATCGTGCGGCTTCGCAAAAAGTCGAACGAGGAGCGGCAGGAAGAAGAAAGCATTCTGGAAGTCTACATGCATGCGCTCGGCATGCTCGATACGGTTCCCGACACCTCTGTCGTCGATAAGATGATGGCTGCCGAGTAGGCACCTGCCTCGTGCTTGCGGCGCGTTTGCTCACGTGCCGTTCGGGGCCGCTCTGGGTGGAACTTAATCGGTCACGCCAGCTACAACCTGAAAACAGCACCGCCCCATCCCCATTCGGCGCTGGGGGCTGGGACGGTGCTGGCGATGACGGCCTCGCGGCAGTCGTCTATCCGCGCGCGGAAAAGTGATATCGATTCCACGCGTCCGATTATTCACGGTACCGCGCGACTATGATAAGGACAAATCGTGATTTCTTGTCCTGCACATTAGTCTAGCTGATGACCCATGTTACTCTGAAGCAGCTCCGGTATTTCGATGCTCTCGCGCGCGAGCAGCATTTCGGTCGCGCGGCCGATGCTTGCGCGGTGACCCAGCCGGCGCTCTCCATGCAAATCCAGGATCTCGAGGCGTCTCTCGGGATCGCGCTCGTCGAGCGCACGCGCAGCGGCATCAAGCTGACCCCGAAGGGCGAGGAAATCGCCATTCGCGCGCAGCGGCTGCTCAACGATGTGCGCAATCTCATCGATTATGCCCATCACGCCGGCGGCATTCTCTCCGGCACGCTTCGGCTCGGCGTTATTCCTTCGGTCGCGCCCTATCTGCTGCCGCCGCTGCTGCCACTTCTCAAGGCCAAGTATCCGGACCTCGAGCTCCATGTTCGCGAGACGCAAACGCAGCCTCTGACGGACGAACTTGTCGAGGGGAAGCTCGACGTTCTGCTTCTCGCGCTTCCGATAAAGAATCCCGACATCGAAACACTGTCGATTTTCGAAGACAGGTTTTTGCTGGCTCTGCCGAAGACGCGGAAGCTCTCGGGGCGCGTTCGCGCGACGAAGGAAATGGTCGAGCACGATCGTCTGCTTCTGCTGGAAGAGGGGCATTGCCTGCGCGATCAGGCGCTCACCTATTGCAGTCTGCAACAGGTCGACGACGTCAATACGTTCGGTGCGTCCAGCCTGTCGACCATCGTCGAGATGGTATCGGCAGGATTCGGGATCACGTTGCTTCCTGAAATCTGCCTCGGCGTGGAAGGCCGGAGCCGGGAGATCAAGATCATCCGCTTCGTCGACCCCGAGCCGTCGCGATCCATCGGGCTCGCATGGCGGCGTTCCAGTCCGCGGCGCGACGATTTTCTGGCGCTGGGAAAGCTTGTGGGTGAAGCGGGTCAGCTCTCCTTGAAGCGTGGCGCCTCTGCAGTCCAGGTCTGATCGGGTCAGCGCGCGCTGGTTTGGACCGGCCTATTCTCGATACCGGCCGGCATTCTGTTTTGCTCGATCTCCAGCAGGGCTTCGGCGTGCACGGCTTTGCCCTGGAATTGGTCGGACTTCGACGATTCCGCCAATTGCCGGCCGGGTCTGAACTTCATCGGCACGATGCCGCCGACGTCATCTAGAACGTCGAGGGTCGCCGCGACGTCAGGCGCCTGCATTTCGGCGAGGAGCTGGTCGCGGGAAGCGGGTGTGTCGCTCAGCAGCGGCGCGAGCGGGAAGGGCCGATAATCGAGTTCGTCAGGGTGGTCGTCGTCGAATTGCGGGGCCTGCGCCCAGCCATTGCCGAGGCTTGCGGGGCGCATGTCCGTCGCAGTTCCGGCTGCGGGATCGAGGCTCGCGACACGCGCCGCTGGCGACGGCGCTGCGGGTTGACGGGTTTCAGCCAGCGCGACGGCAGCCAGCGCCTTTTGGGGCCGGACTGCCGGGCGTGGTCCTTGGACGAGTTCAGGCACCGGCATGGTGGCTGCGGCCGTCACCAAGGCGTCGAGCTTGCCGCGATCCGCTTGCGAGGGCAGCGTGAAGCGTGACGAGCGATCGACGAGCTTCGGCGCGGACTTCAATTGGGGCTGCGGTCGAGCATCGGGTTCAAGCGAAGCAACTTGTGCCGGTGCAAACGGGCGCGGCGCAGTCAGGGCCGGATCGGGTTCGGTCGTCAGGTTGACGTTTCGGCGCAGCGAGCCGTCTGCCGTTTGGGCCGCGGGCCGTGAGGGCGCCCCGAGAGACGCGACGACATTCAGGCTCTTTTTCGGCGGGCTGATCCCGACCGATGCGACCATCGTTCTGGACGTGCCGGGCGTCCGGCGATCGTGGAAGAATTCGGCGACCTGAGTTGCGAGTTCGCTGTACTTGCTCTGGGCGGACTTGACGTCGCTCGGTGTGATAGGCCGGCCGTCGTCAGGGACATACTTTGAGCGGCCGTTCGGGAAGAGCAGGGCGAGTTCCTGGCGCGGCATGCGCGGCCACATGCGGACGTTTGCGGTATCGATGTGAACGAACGGGATGCCTGACGTCGGGTAGTAGCCCACGCCGCCGCGTTCGCGGATCAATGCGGAGTAGCGCATCTTTTTCAGCGG includes:
- a CDS encoding glycerate kinase produces the protein MNDGSNGGVRETLSTLFEAAHRTAHPSVCLPAHLPPVPKGGRIIVIGAGKGSAAMAVAAEAHYIATGHDNKISGLISTRHGFGLPTGIIKILEAGHPVPDANSIVGAERAIALAKSAGPNDLVLCLLSGGASAIWSAPVQGVSFEAKQALTKQLLKSGAPISEMNCVRKHLSEVKGGKLAAAVYPARLLTLAISDVPGDNPDEIGSGPTVADRSTLADARAVLEKWKITPSPEIAKALADPANETLKAGDPKLANSTYEIVAAPRASIEAAAAIARKLGYRVVSLGDDLEGEARDVARAHAEMALEAKRRGEKVAIMSGGELTVTVRGDGSGGPNQEYALGLALALDGATGIAGLAGDTDGIDGGGGNAGDPAGAMVFPDTLKRAEAANLNAAKFLANNDSTGFFRPLGDLILCGPTQTNVNDFRVILIDP
- a CDS encoding DUF2312 domain-containing protein, whose protein sequence is MSTLQASAQNQLRQFVEQIERLEEEKKQLASDIRDKYTEAKSVGFDVKALRQIVRLRKKSNEERQEEESILEVYMHALGMLDTVPDTSVVDKMMAAE
- a CDS encoding DUF1244 domain-containing protein, with product MKTFDPQTTIELEAAVFRRLVEHLQSRTDVQNIDMMNLAGFCRNCLSTWMSNAAEAKGLELSKDDAREIVYGMPFKEWKAKYQTDAPAEKRTAFEQNRPRDH
- a CDS encoding LysR substrate-binding domain-containing protein, producing the protein MTHVTLKQLRYFDALAREQHFGRAADACAVTQPALSMQIQDLEASLGIALVERTRSGIKLTPKGEEIAIRAQRLLNDVRNLIDYAHHAGGILSGTLRLGVIPSVAPYLLPPLLPLLKAKYPDLELHVRETQTQPLTDELVEGKLDVLLLALPIKNPDIETLSIFEDRFLLALPKTRKLSGRVRATKEMVEHDRLLLLEEGHCLRDQALTYCSLQQVDDVNTFGASSLSTIVEMVSAGFGITLLPEICLGVEGRSREIKIIRFVDPEPSRSIGLAWRRSSPRRDDFLALGKLVGEAGQLSLKRGASAVQV
- the ykgO gene encoding type B 50S ribosomal protein L36 translates to MKVRNSLKSLRSRHRDNRVVRRKGRVYVINKTHRRFKARQG
- a CDS encoding Kdo hydroxylase family protein, with product MLSGNPSLEIFSASIWNDSFAPEDQRRAVNSLEDGRILYFRHLSFQLDEPERFLLATSWSNQKAKNISLDPNEGKLRGTKVEGPDSDQLTAMMRRYASYTQQFMQLLLPGYAPRLQLGRTSFRPQEIEGREPASYRKDDRRLHLDTFPSRPCRGARILRVFTNINPAGKPRQWLVGEPFEAFAERFLPSVRPAVPGLSRIEYALGITKKPRTPYDHIMLQLHDRAKGDARYQREAPRQEVAFEAGSTWVVFTDQVAHAATRGQFALEQTFELPVAAQQRPDRSPLRVLERMTGRSLAPATN
- the pyk gene encoding pyruvate kinase, which encodes MRRNRRVKIVATLGPASAAPEMIERLFLAGVDVFRINMSHSTHDGSKTLYNAVRACAARHRHPIGILADLQGPKFRIGNFETGRVNVATKSIFKFDRDETLGTEERVHLPHAQIFEAIQPGHMLVLDDGKLKMRVVETTPVQIKAEVLTGGMLASRKGISMPDTLLRISPLTEKDKADLAHALKLGVDWVALSFVQRAEDVHDVRKMIGTRAAILSKIEKPSAVADLEEVIAASDAIMVARGDLGVEMPVEKVPGIQKRITRLSRAAGKPVIIATQMLESMISSPMPTRAEVSDVATAVFDGADAIMLSAESAVGQYPVEAIQMMDKIAVEVEHDPVYEPMLYATQTEPQPTGADAIAAAASAIADTVRLGAIVCYTATGSTVLRVTRERPGIPVIGLTPIESTARRLALVWGVHTILTGDPENLSHMVRKACRIAFEEGLVKAREGILITAGIPLGSPGATNMIRIAFVDESGAPIAEEV
- a CDS encoding DUF937 domain-containing protein; translated protein: MDLVSNITQMLSSSLVSRIASSLGLDRSLTEKAISAGVPGLLAALTSLVSRPNGATALNGAIARQQPGLLSSLGNMLGGSAQSNIIETGTSTLTSLLGGETISALTNAVGQYAGIGNAGSKSLLGLLGPVVMGVLGQQQRASGLDATGLANLLTSQKDNIARALPAGFSNYLSGTGILDGLGGTTDTRGASATARPSYTTMPPPTPRPADRSPNMQSWGWVLPVIGALILGGLAWHWLRPNPTETALNSPPPSMAPSSTGTSTGVSGLGAMPASFEALENLRGIKVGDVDIGTQLANAETGMRSAIISVQDVNSAQAAVAPLASSANDFARLTKLLDKLPPDTRISVVKTVIATRPALDQLFDKALAIPGVSSVIKPTVDKVHSQFDALTTA
- a CDS encoding TAXI family TRAP transporter solute-binding subunit translates to MRSRFVRFQLRDLLLIMVPVLIAVAGATWITFRFAHPAPPDTLVLSAAAAGSPYYRYAERYRAVFERNGVKLEIRESGGSLANLKSLSDPGSGVDAAFVQGGLASSKDTHGLLSLGRVAYEPLWVFYTGSTPLERLTELKGKRILVGPAGSGTNRLALRLLAANGITNETATLINHELPDYVDLLAKGDADAGFLVLAPEAKTIQRLLRTPDIHFMSFANADAYAQRFPFLSRLVLRQGVVDFADNVPHSDTTLISTTVAVVVRESLHPALINLLAQALQEVHGQSTVNDAGEVQLFQSAGEFPTANDPEFAFSDEARRVYRSGAPLLQRYVPFWVATTVDRLMISLVVLVPILIPLLRFAPQIYDWRIRRRIIHWYGELKRLESAAKSATTSEERAAKLRDLEMIEAAVDNLPIPLGFADRLYQLRQHIELARRRLTFAGRF
- a CDS encoding tetratricopeptide repeat protein, whose translation is MKTQPFPEVPAPPARPREELPAVKKKSPPVAPSPGAAASQKGEPGMMGLPWPKTPEETAKTLDNLYAFLATESDHRQGGEIGAAIERLWRLEGGDTVNLLIDRGEIFSSRNENEKAMPFLDAAVELAPEYAEAWSHRAYVEYRLNNYTAALGDLRRALAIEPNHFRALDGMAKILVLMGEKKAALEVYDQLLKVHPNIEGAETARDKLKKEIQGQGI
- a CDS encoding DUF1036 domain-containing protein, whose translation is MRTLRRNFALSLGFCLYATAAHADLKLCNATSSRVGVAIGYQDTSGWATEGWWNIASQTCETLLKGALPSRFIYVHAVDYDRGGEWGGKNDMCTTEKSFAIRGVQDCAKRGYKRTGFFEVDTGEAKEWTIRLTDPGQGKADK
- a CDS encoding DUF882 domain-containing protein, encoding MAFRRSGLVLGSLTLVVSVFLHADKMTAAGEPEERTISFFHIHTQERLTVTYKRNGQYIPEALKQINWIMRDWRKNEVKEISPATLDIAWEMHEELGSKEPINIICGYRSADTNEMLRHTRGGQAKQSQHITGKAIDITFPDIPLKKMRYSALIRERGGVGYYPTSGIPFVHIDTANVRMWPRMPRQELALLFPNGRSKYVPDDGRPITPSDVKSAQSKYSELATQVAEFFHDRRTPGTSRTMVASVGISPPKKSLNVVASLGAPSRPAAQTADGSLRRNVNLTTEPDPALTAPRPFAPAQVASLEPDARPQPQLKSAPKLVDRSSRFTLPSQADRGKLDALVTAAATMPVPELVQGPRPAVRPQKALAAVALAETRQPAAPSPAARVASLDPAAGTATDMRPASLGNGWAQAPQFDDDHPDELDYRPFPLAPLLSDTPASRDQLLAEMQAPDVAATLDVLDDVGGIVPMKFRPGRQLAESSKSDQFQGKAVHAEALLEIEQNRMPAGIENRPVQTSAR